The nucleotide sequence ttattttgaaaCCGAGGTCTTTATTGATGCCTTGATGAAGGAAGAAGCACTGAGAGCTGTTAGGttagaatttaataaaaagcaaaacacaaggaaaaatttaataatttcatcTCATATCATCTCACATGGTGAAGTAACAAGATTTTAAGCATGCCATACCAGGAGATCTCATAATGTAGCATCTGAAAGTAAGGTATCTCATAATATCTATATAGAATTGTGAGATGACGCAATACCATAATTACGTCTAAATGTAGCATAATTATAGCTAAATAACTATGAGATAGGCCTACAGttagttttgttattgttcCTCGCGTTGGTGGAAAGGGCCTTCTATAGGTCACcacaaatctaaaataaaaaagcctgaACTAATGACATAAACACAGGGGTTTATGAAATGTTCCCACCATGACAAAATTACATACACAGAGGTAAAATACAAGGTAAAACAAGAAGTTTcatacttaaaaataaataaaaggaactcTAGAACATAAAAAGTgatctaaaataaatgcatataaaGTTAAAGACGTCTAAATCAAGTCACACCAATTAACTCattgtttgtgaaaaaaattattgatttgAACAAGGAACAGGAAGTTGGTTCCATTAACTTACTGTTTTGTTTATACAAGCAAAAGAAAACTGACTAAGCACCAAACCAGaagtgggtagtaactagttacatttactagAGTAACTTTTTCAACAagatgtacttttaggagtagttttactggactgtactttttacttttacttgagtcatattattactcaagtagcACTACTCTTACTTCAGTAAAAGTTCTGGTTACTCTAcctgctgtgagtaacttcatgaataaagaacaaacttctTTTAACCTAAAATGCATCAGAGAGACAAACACCTAGAATTTaggttaaagtgagacttcttatttgtacaaaggctttgttattttaatgttattttctatctccTGAGCTCATTGAGGCATTTGGAGATCAGATGAATGTTCAGTAAActgtagatattgtcattggaagtactttgcactgttctaacattcTGTAAATACATTAACTGCTCTAAGTATTGtattcaagtttaatgttgaaaaaatatttagaaaagtgtttcttttgtctttagtgtCTTCAGtgtatcttttgtctttaaaatgccAGCTTTTGCACgtaactttatatttttgtctgtctgatttCATAATTTTGAATATCCTTTGaagttatgattagttactcagtacttcttcttactgaatactttttttttactcttccttgagtaatttcttggctgactacattttgcttttacttgagtaaaaatatgttgaagtagtgctgctCTCACTTTAGAACACTTTTTGGCATCTCTACCACTTCTGCACCAAACACAGATCTCTGGATCCCAGAACAAACTCCCAGGCTGTAGTTCCCGGACCTGACGGCAGGGGGCGGTGAGGAGCCTCGGCGGCAGAGTCAACCATGAAGGAgcagagagaggaagaagctaCATAACAACCACAGGAGCTCACAGGTGACCTGTCCTCCAGCGGCTGTCCGGAACCTTCTGGGCCATGGAGCCGGGCTGAGGCAGTAGAACCGAGCTGCAGGTTTTAATCACATTTCCCGGTGTTTGTGTGTAAATGTTCTCCAAAGAGCGAGGCAGCCGCCGGCTGAAGAACTTCTTTGGGTTGGTTCTGGATCTGCAGTTTCTACCTGAAGCTCAGGTTGGTGTCTGCTTAGAAATAAAGAAGCATTTATTTGATatgtgtgtatttatccttgatttgagcagttaaataagactaattCCCAcaggaattagtatttttacccaaacaaataagataattagatatcctgcacttgaaattaaaatggaaatgaattgttcttattttaagtgcaaaaatcgtattccatttgcaaatagtcttatttacctgctcaaatttaaggaaaaatacacacatttcaagaatattttacttagttttagttccctttttacagtATAAACCTGAAACTCATCAGACGTGAACAGGGTTTATCACTATAGATGATCTAAAAATTCTTCTATTCTCTGAGAAAACTTAAAAACTATAAATGGACAATATCCTGACACGTACAAGCTGCAGATCCTGTCGGCTTCCGTACTTCTGCCACCATCCGCAGCCGCTAAGATGAACATTAATGAGCCCAGATGTTATtggcctgcagcagcagctgtattGCATACAGAAAGCAGTGACAGTCTCTACGTGTCTAAGTTTTTACAGCTCATAACTGCATGCAAGGTCACATGCATCAAATGACAGATTTATGTGAATATTAGAAAACGCAGAACTGCAGCAATCATTTATAGAAATTGgagtttgaatttatttgaaCTAAATGAGGCTCAAACGTAGACATAAAACTTAGTAATATTTGGCCTCTGGCTGACTCAGACCGCTCTGCTCTGCAGTTTATTTAAACCTGTTGGGTTCCAACACAAATCCAGCTTTCAGGATCTAATCAACTTTATTAGCCGGGTTTGTGAATTAACACACATTTTTGCTCCTGTACAGACATTATGTATAAATATTAGGGAAGTATGATATATCAGCATTAACATCGGTATCAGCCAATATGTGAAACTGGGCCGATATTATACCAGAGGTGAGGCGGTTGGTCATGCAATCAAGTTAACGTGACACTGATGCAgagataataaagaaaaaaaagcagcatgtaAGTCAATAactcacattaaaaaaatatgttatagTTTTCATTCAGTACAAACTTTTACAAACTTTAACCATCACAGAAACGTAAATGTGTGCTTACACATCGGTaaataacagcaatattaatatcggaAATCAATATCGGCCTACATTTTaatatcggtgcatccctaatataaaatctttagatgaaataaaataaaagctagaGAAGCAATATGCACGTATATCTCTGTGTAGACCTAATatgtgttatttttaataaagtctGTGAGCTGTTCATCACAGACAGTCTGAGGAAGGACCGTCTGTGTGGCGGTTCATTTTAGTCCTGACGTTTTCAACATGGTTGAAGCTTTGGGGCGGTTCCTGAAGCTCCAGACCGTCACAACAGCTTTAGATTTAGTTCAGAGAAATGATCGGCTGCAGCTTCTGTTCCTGATGTATGGAGAAAATGATATTTGTTCCTGATGTGAGGTTTTGTGTTTCAGGTCTGAGGACCGTCGGCGAGATGAGCAGCAGTCTCCAGCTGCTGGTGTGCCGCAGTGATTTCCATCATGGccgcctgctgctgctctcttcccGGCGCTCCGCTCTGCTCAGGTGGCTCAGCTCGGGTCACCGCATCAGCCGCAGCCTCCAGGAGAGCTACAGGCTCCTGCAGCTGCCCGCCGACGGCCCCCACACCCCCACACAGGTGAGGGACGCCTACCTGCGCCTCGCCAAGCTCTACCATCCGGACTCCGGGGAACCGACCGCCGACGCCGGGCTGTTTGCTCGGGTGGAAGAGGCGTACCGGGCGGTGCTGACCCACCAGAGTACGGTCCGACAGCGGGATGGAGCGGCAGAGGAGGACGACGAGGACAAGACCAGAGGAGTCGCGCCTCAGCACAGACACTACCTCAGCTACGAGGGCGTGGGCTCGGGGACCCCCAGCCAGCGGGAGCGCCAGTACCGGCAGATCCGAGTGGACCGGGCCACAGAGCAGGTCCTGAGCTACCGGCAGAGGGAACACGAGAGGGCGGCGGCGGCAGAGGGGGCGCTGGCGGAGCGGGACACGCGTCAGCGCAGCCGGAAGATCAAGATCACGCAGGCGGTGGAGCGGCTGGTGGAGGACCTGATCCAGGAGTCCATGGCCCGCGGCGACTTCCAGAACCTGAGCGGCGTCGGGAAACCGCTCAACAAGTTCGAGCACAACCCGTACGCCGACCCCATGACCCACAACCTGAACCGCATCCTGATGGACAACGGCTACCAGCCGCCCTGGGTGGTGACGCAGCGCGACATCAGGGACGGCGCCGCTCGGATCCGCAGCCGGCTGCTGGAGGGCCGGGCCCGGCTCGGCGACCCCATGACCCCCGAGGAGCGGACCCGGTGGGAGCGGCTGTGCGGGTCCGTACAGGAGGAGCTGGGGAAGCTCAACAAGATGGTGGACGACTA is from Fundulus heteroclitus isolate FHET01 chromosome 3, MU-UCD_Fhet_4.1, whole genome shotgun sequence and encodes:
- the LOC105919127 gene encoding dnaJ homolog subfamily C member 28, whose product is MSSSLQLLVCRSDFHHGRLLLLSSRRSALLRWLSSGHRISRSLQESYRLLQLPADGPHTPTQVRDAYLRLAKLYHPDSGEPTADAGLFARVEEAYRAVLTHQSTVRQRDGAAEEDDEDKTRGVAPQHRHYLSYEGVGSGTPSQRERQYRQIRVDRATEQVLSYRQREHERAAAAEGALAERDTRQRSRKIKITQAVERLVEDLIQESMARGDFQNLSGVGKPLNKFEHNPYADPMTHNLNRILMDNGYQPPWVVTQRDIRDGAARIRSRLLEGRARLGDPMTPEERTRWERLCGSVQEELGKLNKMVDDYNLIVPMLSMQMVHFSLAREAERAQRGAEQRRAELLEVRAAERERRKEEKKRANSGAKTQTVKRGLVSWMQRLLKF